Part of the Gracilimonas sp. genome is shown below.
ACTTCTATACTTCTGAAGATTTAATGTTCGGCGATCTTGAAGTTCCTGCCGGAGAATACACGCTGTTCACAATCCCCCAGCCTGATGGCGGCACGCTCATCATCAATAAGCAAACCGGCCAGAACGGACGTTCTTATGATGAAAGCCGTGATTTAGGCCGCGTACCCATGGAGATTTCAACCACGGTAGAAACCATTGAGGCGTTCACCATTTCGGTTGAAGAAACAGAAGAAGGCGGCGAGTTGAACCTGGCTTGGGGTAACACCGTTTTTAAAGCAGACTTTACGATTCAATAAACTTAAGCATACTTGTTTTAAGAAGGGCGCATCTTTAACGGTGCGCCCTTTTTTATTTTCTCTCAGTAAATAGAAGGAGTTGTTTAAACTTTTTCAGGATAATTCTTTTGGGAAACGAAATGAAAGGTGATACATCCCGTCTGTTTTAAGTTGTGATTCTGCTTCAATTTGGGTTAACAGCGAATCTACTAATGTGATGCCCAAACCGGATAATTTTTCCGATTTATTAACAACAACCCCACTTCCATTATCCTGATAGATAATTTTATAGTGCTCATCTTCTTCAAAAGCAGAAATATGAATTTGGTAGCTTTCCTGAGCCTCATTAAAACCATGCTTCAGACTGTTTGTAATCAATTCATTTAAAATGATGCCGATCGGAACTCCATGATTTACATTTAAATATTGAATGTCGATATCTAACTTTAAATTTATTTCTAACCCGGTCTTATTAAAACTATCAAGAATGATACCCGCTAATTCTTTGATGTATTTTTTGAAATGAATCCTGCTTACATCTTCCGATTGGTATAGCAGTTCATGAACTTTTGAAATTGATAAAATTCTGTTGGTACTCAATTTAAGAGCTGACCTTGAGAAATCATCAGGGGCCATTCCCGATTGCAAATCCAATAAGCCAGAAACCACTGCCAAGTTGTTTTTTACCCGGTGATGTATCTCCTGCAGCAGCACCTTTTTCTCTTCTATATTTTGTTTCAGCTCCCGGTCTTGATGCTCGAGAACCTCATAGCTTTGATCCTGTTGCTCAATAATCTGAATTATAGACTGTATGAAGATATGCACAAACATGGCAATGATAATGCCTACCAAAGACAGTATAACACCATTTACAGCCCATTTATAGGGTACGTTTAGTGCAGGGTCCATCAAGCCGGGTGGTATTTGACCAGTCAAATATCCATAGGCTATTATTGCATAGGTAAGAATGGATACTAAATAGATAAAAATGGCCCAACGAACTTTAAAAACCAGTATGCCCGTAAATGGGATAAATACAAATACCGGCTTTACCGTAGAACTGAGACCGTGCTGGTACAGGTCCATAACGAAAAACAAATACACGATTACGATAATTATGAACCCTTTAAAAGGAAGTGAGAACTTATCCCTGTGATAGTAAAAAACAAAAACTGATATTATGACTGTAAGGTCGATATAATTATATACATCGAGGTTCCCAGGTTTAAAAGGAATTTGAGGGATCAAAAAAGCCACCAATGCAACAATAGCCCCATACAGCCCTAAATTGTCAATTAACTTAGTTTTGACGGAGTCTATTGAAATTCTTTTTTCCTGATTTATAGTCATTACTCACTTAGCTTACCTAAAATGCCGATTATTTTAATCGGGCTGGGGGCTTAATTAACTCAAAAAATGTGTAGATAATGTTTAGAATTAAGAAAACCCCTTCATGGTTTATCGGACAAACATGGGCAATCTTAATTTGTGACTGCGTACTAAGATTGGAACTCGGGAACTATGCTAAATATCATCAAGAAGCTACTGACTATGCTTCCAGAATGTTATGTTTTCTGAATCTCTTTTTAGCCAGAATCATCATTCTTTCTGCTCATAAATTTTTCAACACGTTGTATATGTTCAGCATCAACCCAAAGCTCTGCAAAAGGTTCTACTTCTGCTTCCAGCGATTCTGTTCTTTGGTGGGAAAATCTTGATGCACCCGCTTTCAGCGTTTGTATAAACTTCCGGTCGTTTTTGGTGAGCTTTTCTGTCCACTCAAGTACTTCACTTTCTAAATCTTCACCCTTTAAAATATGTTCGATTAAACCATGAGCCAGTACGCTGCTGGCAGAAAGTACTTCGGCCTTTCCACACCACTGCAATGCTTTGGCCTTACCTATTTTTTCGACAAGCCTTGTCAAACCTCCCCAGCCGGGAACCAGATAAAAACGACCCTGTGTAAAGCCGAATTTGGCATCAGGCACCGACACCCGTAAGTCAAAAGCCAGCATCAGCTCAATGCCTCCTCCATACGCATCTCCATTTATGCAGGCGACCGTCCAGCAGGGCAGCCGTTCAATCCGGTTAAAGATATCATGCATTCGCTTCGACATCTCCACTGCCTTTTCTTTGGATTGTATGGTGTGAAATTTTTTGAGATCACCACCCGCTACAAACGACTGCCTTCCGGCTCCGCTTAAAATGAAAACCCGGATCTCATCGTCCTTTTCAAGAGATTCAACCAGCTGCTCCAGCTCATCCATCACATCAAAGTCGATGGCATTTCGGGCTTCAGGTCGGTTTATCGTCGCCCATAAAATGTGGGAAGAAATACGTTGTTGGGTAATGCTCATATGCTGTTTTTTATTTCAAAATAGAAATTATTGTCGTTTAGAAAGGGAAGGATTTAAAAAAGATTAACTCTATCGCTTCACCCATTGCACAAAAAAAGGCGCGGGCTGCTGGGGTGAAACCGGTAAAACATAATGTTTACTGCATGTATAGTTACGGGTATTTGAGCTCATTTTCATTTAGCTCCCGTAGGTAATGGTACACTATTCTTAAAAGTACCAACCATATAAAGAAATGAGAACCACCGCCAAAATCACTTATCGTTCTGCCCTCAGAATTTCTGCTTATTCTGCCATCATCCTGCTGTTGTTATCACCAGCTAAGCTATCTGCGCAAACCACGGTGCTAAAAGACATAAACCCCGGCATCAGTGATGCGGATATTGAATACATGACTATGGTCGGAGACACCATGTACTTTGTGGCCGACAATCAGGAAGATGAAGGCGAGCTGTATATAACAGACGGTACGGCGGAAGGAACCAAGAAAATTACAGACCTGGCTCCGGATGATGATTATCCTGATATCGAAGAACTAACTCCCTTAGGTAATAAACTCATATTTACAGCCGTAACCGAAGAACATTCTGATGAAGTGTATGTATCAGATGGAACATCTTCAGGCACATATTTACTAAAAGATATTTACCCGGGCGATTACTCCTCGGATGCCGAGCATTTTGGAGTGATGAACGGCAAAGCCTACTTCCCTGCTGAAGACGGACGCTACCCCGATGCCGATAACGGCGAAGAACTCTGGGTCACAGATGGTACTTCGTCAGGCACCTACATGCTTAAAGATTTAGATCCGGGTCAATATTTACAGTATTCCTGGAGTAATGAAGAAACCAACCACAGCTCTCGTCCCGATAACTTTTTTGCACACAATGGTACCATGTATTTTTCAGCCCGCCATCATGAATATGGAGAAGAACTGTGGGCTACGGATGGAACCGCCGACGGCACTTATATGGTAAAGGACATTTTTCCGGGGTTGTATGAAGATTCTGACGATAACAAAAATGACAGCTCACCTACTAATTTTTCATCTATCAATGGCACCGTATTGTTTAACGCCAAAAGTGACACCTCCTACAACTACTACTTATACACCACGGATGGTACAGAAGAAGGCACTATAAAGTTTTTAGATAAGGAAATACATATCAGGGATAAGCCCGTTGAGTACAAGGGAAGCTGGTACTTTTTTTCAGGTGCTGAATTATGGAAAAGTGACGGCACCCCGGAGGGAACATCCCTTGTTATTGATATGGCGATCGATAATTATGTAATTGAGGACGGCTCTGATCTTAGCCCGAAAATTTTCAAGCTAAATAATCAGCTTTACTTTTTCAGCACCTATACGCTATGGAAAACCGATGGTACCAAAGCCGGAACTGAAAAAGCGGTAGAGTCTATTTTCAACCTGTTTGATTTTCACCATACTGAATTTGCAGCGGTATATGACGGACGCATCTACTTTGTTGCATCGGATGATGGGTACGGGCAGGCCCATGTAGCCGGCCGTGAACTATGGATGACCGACGGCACTCAAGAGGGTACTATGTATGTAGCCAACCTGCGTACCGGCATCGACCGTGGCGAACCCGATGGCTCTGACCCGGAAGAACTGCGTGTACTGAATGGAAAGTTATACTTCACCGCTGAAGGTGACTCTTTGGGAAGGGAAATCTGGATGACCAACGGCATCCCTCAGCGACAGGCTCAAATTGAAGACACTTTGAGACTGGCTGAATTTCCAAACTTTGGTGCAACAGTAAACTTTAATGAAATGACCCAGCCGTTTACCATCAACGCTACCATGAACCTTGGTGCTGAGGCAGAGCAGATTAACCTCCCCGATACGCTTTCTATGGTTTCAAATAAGCTGTGGGGTTTCCATACCGAAACGACCTCTGCGTTTAATGCTGAGGTCTGCTTTTCTCTGCAACAAATAGACCTCTCTAACATTGATACGGCATTGTTATCAATCGCGAAAAGAGAATCTGATCAATCCGAATGGAACTTGTTGTCCTCTTCCTTGACGGACAACCAAGAATCGATTTGTGCATCAGGAATTACCTCTTTCAGTGATTTCACTATTGTTGAACGCCCGCAGCAGAATACCAATGTTTCCACAGAAGATGAAAATCTACCGCATTCATTTACTCTTAAAAATGCCTACCCCAATCCCTTCAACCCCACTACAACCATCAGTTATTCAATTCCCGAGGCAGGAGATGTCCGCCTGACCGTTTATAACCTGGTGGGGCAAAAAATTTCCACCTTGGTTAACGAAAGGCAATCTGCCGGATCGTATCAAATTGACTTTGATGCCGGTCAGTTATCAAGCGGAATCTATTTTTACCGGCTGGAAGCGGGAGGGCAGGTTCGTGTTAAAAAAATGACGCTGCTTAAATAATAGAATTGCTTTCAGCAATTATTAAAGCTCAAAGGGCTGTTTGGATGAGTCCTCCAGCCACTCCAGGTACTCCTGGTTACCTTCATCTTCGGTAATGGTAAAGGATACTACGGCCGGTACTTCGTAGCTGTGCATTTCTATCACGCGGCGGGTAACTTTTTTAACCCGTGAGTAATGCGTTTTAACAATCAGCACGCACTCGTTTTCTTCCTGAATTTTACCCTTCCATTTGTAAATGGAATTCATGCCATCAAAAATATTGGCACAGGCCGCAAGGTTTTCTTCAACCAGAGCTCGGCCTATTTTCTGAGCTTCTTCTTTATTTGGGGTAGTGATGTAGAGGAGACGTAGGTTTTTATACATAGTGATTCAAAATTCAGTATTTCAAATTCCAATATCCAATGCTTTTTTACGCTAAACATGTAAAAGCTTACGAAGTATGTTCGATGACCACTTTATATGGGTAAAGAGTTGAATTCAGAAATTGAAAACCTTATCTTTGCAAGCTCTGAATTTTGCGAGAGTGGCGGAATTGGTAGACGCGCTAGATTTAGGATCTAGTATCTTAACCGATGTGGGGGTTCGAGTCCCCCCTCTCGTACTTCCTTCCTAATCATAATTGTAATCCTGTTCATTTATTGAATAAAAGTAATTAAAGCGGAGAACACGTGGATATTTCTGTAGAAGAGCTCACATCTGTAGATAAAGAAGTCACCCTGAAAGCAAAAAGAGAAGACCTTCAGGAAGATTTCGACAAAGCATACAAAAAATATAAAGACCAAATTCAGCTTCCGGGATTCCGTCCGGGCAAAGTACCAATGGGACTGGTTAAAAAGCGGTTTGGCAAAGAGATTGAACAAGAGGAAATCAGTAACATCATCCAAAAGGTATTTGAAAAAGAAGTAGTACCTGAGTATGAGCCGGTTGGCGAAACGGAGATGGTTGATTTTACCTGGGAGAATGATGAGCTGGAAGTGAAATTCAAAATCGGTTCAAAACCGGAAATTGAAGTTGCTGATCTTTCCAAAATTGAAGTGAACAAAATGGTTCACGATGTTACCGA
Proteins encoded:
- a CDS encoding sensor histidine kinase; translated protein: MDLYQHGLSSTVKPVFVFIPFTGILVFKVRWAIFIYLVSILTYAIIAYGYLTGQIPPGLMDPALNVPYKWAVNGVILSLVGIIIAMFVHIFIQSIIQIIEQQDQSYEVLEHQDRELKQNIEEKKVLLQEIHHRVKNNLAVVSGLLDLQSGMAPDDFSRSALKLSTNRILSISKVHELLYQSEDVSRIHFKKYIKELAGIILDSFNKTGLEINLKLDIDIQYLNVNHGVPIGIILNELITNSLKHGFNEAQESYQIHISAFEEDEHYKIIYQDNGSGVVVNKSEKLSGLGITLVDSLLTQIEAESQLKTDGMYHLSFRFPKELS
- a CDS encoding enoyl-CoA hydratase/isomerase family protein — protein: MSITQQRISSHILWATINRPEARNAIDFDVMDELEQLVESLEKDDEIRVFILSGAGRQSFVAGGDLKKFHTIQSKEKAVEMSKRMHDIFNRIERLPCWTVACINGDAYGGGIELMLAFDLRVSVPDAKFGFTQGRFYLVPGWGGLTRLVEKIGKAKALQWCGKAEVLSASSVLAHGLIEHILKGEDLESEVLEWTEKLTKNDRKFIQTLKAGASRFSHQRTESLEAEVEPFAELWVDAEHIQRVEKFMSRKNDDSG
- a CDS encoding T9SS type A sorting domain-containing protein, producing the protein MRTTAKITYRSALRISAYSAIILLLLSPAKLSAQTTVLKDINPGISDADIEYMTMVGDTMYFVADNQEDEGELYITDGTAEGTKKITDLAPDDDYPDIEELTPLGNKLIFTAVTEEHSDEVYVSDGTSSGTYLLKDIYPGDYSSDAEHFGVMNGKAYFPAEDGRYPDADNGEELWVTDGTSSGTYMLKDLDPGQYLQYSWSNEETNHSSRPDNFFAHNGTMYFSARHHEYGEELWATDGTADGTYMVKDIFPGLYEDSDDNKNDSSPTNFSSINGTVLFNAKSDTSYNYYLYTTDGTEEGTIKFLDKEIHIRDKPVEYKGSWYFFSGAELWKSDGTPEGTSLVIDMAIDNYVIEDGSDLSPKIFKLNNQLYFFSTYTLWKTDGTKAGTEKAVESIFNLFDFHHTEFAAVYDGRIYFVASDDGYGQAHVAGRELWMTDGTQEGTMYVANLRTGIDRGEPDGSDPEELRVLNGKLYFTAEGDSLGREIWMTNGIPQRQAQIEDTLRLAEFPNFGATVNFNEMTQPFTINATMNLGAEAEQINLPDTLSMVSNKLWGFHTETTSAFNAEVCFSLQQIDLSNIDTALLSIAKRESDQSEWNLLSSSLTDNQESICASGITSFSDFTIVERPQQNTNVSTEDENLPHSFTLKNAYPNPFNPTTTISYSIPEAGDVRLTVYNLVGQKISTLVNERQSAGSYQIDFDAGQLSSGIYFYRLEAGGQVRVKKMTLLK
- the cutA gene encoding divalent-cation tolerance protein CutA; its protein translation is MYKNLRLLYITTPNKEEAQKIGRALVEENLAACANIFDGMNSIYKWKGKIQEENECVLIVKTHYSRVKKVTRRVIEMHSYEVPAVVSFTITEDEGNQEYLEWLEDSSKQPFEL